ttttagtttaaaaaaggcttacactagatgataatgagactaaggaataaggtaaaatagcattatgcatcttaattccagcgctaaAAAATGGATACCAAATCATGCGATTGTATTTCATTCCTCACACGCATACGGCAAAATGACGTAagcaaaaaatataattaaatgagtgtgctcttccttgcacggttactcgagtcctgtgaacggactcgagtcttgctagactcggtcAATGCCCGAATACTCAAGTACTGACATGGTTCAAAACTATTGCATCGATTCGCATTGCATATAACAATCCTTATCGTTTTATTCAAAACAGCATGAcacatgttcatatatatatggaaaacatatgcaaaacaaaaacattgagatgtgtttatttgtggaatagaaaacaaaatagtaatatACTGATTAATCAGCATCATGCATGATTAACctaccacccaccacccacccacctccacaaagacacacacaaaaaacacagaacaaaacacaaaacaaacaggaaacaacaaacatttttttcctttatcaattttaaactgaaaaggacaCTAGCGCCTATGGCAAGCACTGAAATTGCGCCCGTCCAAAAATCTGACGCTCATCTGTTAGATAACGTCTGACTTTGATAGAAACTGCTCAGTGGCGCCCCCTTCAAGTGGCGCCCAGGGCGCGTGCTATACCTGCCATACCCTAGGTACGCAACTGTCAAGGACCATTGGCGTATCACATGGTtctgtgtcccccccccccctccccccgtccTTTCGAAGTAcccttttttatttgtttaaattcatTATCAACAATATACAACGCCAAATTGCCTTGAAAACGTGTCTAAGCATCTTCATTAAAAGGTTTCCATGGAGAATGCCCTCgacccctcctcctcccccctcctACAGATTTCGTCCCCTTTGGGATCTCGGCCCATTTACATTCGACAAACGCAAATTGTTCGTTTTAGAATTTTATGACCtgcccacccccactcccctcccgcttacaaaatcctggatccgccactgaggACGAGCAGTCAGGGTAACTGTTCCTTATACTAACCATCCGTTAAGTATTGAATTGTTACATTAAtactgttttttctttctttcagacaAAGCTGTCTTGCCATTTAGAAGAATACATATACCATCCCAAGCTGCCAACAAAATAACTGAAAGGAAAATAACGACATTTCCAGAAAACAACGTTTGAAGTTCTGtaatttgcttttaaaatatgtactttttgttttttgacaaCGAATCCTGCTTTCACGTCGTCTGCTAATTCTTTAAGGATTTGATTCGTGGAAAACAATTCTCTAACCAGAATCAGAATGAATTTGGAAATGTTAGGCTTGGCCGATCAAGAAAACGCCACGATACATATGGGAATGATTACGGACCAAGTACTTAACTCGAACAGAAGTTTTCCATCTTTAAATGCGCTTACTGTAGACTCCATGTCTAATCCGGCTTACGTCATCATGAGTCGTGTCCAAACCGTCCTGGTACCAGTGATCTGTGTTGTTGGAATAATAGGCAACATCCTGGCGTCTGGAACTTTCCTGAGCCCAGTGATGCGCAACATGTCCTGCTGTCTGTACCTTGCGGCCAAGTCCCTGTGCGACATCGGCTTCCTCGTCTCCCTGTTCGTGATCTGGCTGTACCGTTTACGAGTGACCTTCTTGCTGGTGGAAGGGGTCTGCCAGATGAACATCTTCATGACCTACGTCTGTGGCTTCCTGTCCGTCTGGTTCGTGGTCATCATAACCTGCGAGAATTTCATCAGGATATCGCAGCACTCGAAGGTTCCAGTGCTGTGCACAAGGAAGATAGCCCTCATCGTTATCTCAGTTATCGTCTGCTTCGGTCTCATACTGTGCAGCTTCACCCTGTGGACAACTGGAATTGTCTCCACGGAAGAGACATCATATTGTACGTCACTGATCAAGTTCGCCGACATGCTCATGGTGATGACGTACGTGGACACGGCCCTCACCTTGGTTTTGCCTTCATTAATAATCGTCTTTCTCGTTCTGGCCATAATGGTCAGCTCGTACAAAGCGTTCCAGAGGAACAAGCGGCTGAGAGGAACAGGACAAAAAAGGCACCGCAGATACACGACGCCTGAAAGCAAGGTGACCAGGTT
This DNA window, taken from Gigantopelta aegis isolate Gae_Host chromosome 4, Gae_host_genome, whole genome shotgun sequence, encodes the following:
- the LOC121369759 gene encoding FMRFamide receptor-like, whose translation is MNLEMLGLADQENATIHMGMITDQVLNSNRSFPSLNALTVDSMSNPAYVIMSRVQTVLVPVICVVGIIGNILASGTFLSPVMRNMSCCLYLAAKSLCDIGFLVSLFVIWLYRLRVTFLLVEGVCQMNIFMTYVCGFLSVWFVVIITCENFIRISQHSKVPVLCTRKIALIVISVIVCFGLILCSFTLWTTGIVSTEETSYCTSLIKFADMLMVMTYVDTALTLVLPSLIIVFLVLAIMVSSYKAFQRNKRLRGTGQKRHRRYTTPESKVTRFLFALSLIFFLLHAPSHIIRIKLIVQHNFENPYPSLVDLILQRVFELLFCCSFSVNCLLYYVFGKNFRKVFKKMYMTHCSRQDTSSNMTYTIVQIGKTGQSIVRNLSLK